A DNA window from Paenibacillus sp. HWE-109 contains the following coding sequences:
- a CDS encoding A24 family peptidase has translation MEETIIHLLFFILIAIALISDVRYAIIPNKLTIGGTIIGMGFHTATAGWRGFFFALIGAGLGFMTLFILYILGALGAGDVKLFTAIGAIMGGLFVLQLTLFAILCAGAIGLGLLCIQKRMIATGNKLAGWLFTMIACQELDSLFSLKRQSNTKFPFMYAVAPSTVFTWYYSFL, from the coding sequence GTGGAGGAAACAATCATACATTTACTGTTTTTCATATTAATCGCAATCGCATTGATATCGGATGTGAGGTACGCCATAATTCCAAATAAATTGACTATAGGCGGAACGATTATTGGCATGGGATTCCACACAGCAACAGCTGGCTGGAGGGGGTTTTTCTTTGCTCTCATTGGTGCAGGGCTAGGTTTCATGACGCTGTTTATCCTTTATATTCTTGGTGCGTTAGGTGCTGGCGATGTAAAACTCTTTACGGCAATAGGAGCAATTATGGGAGGCTTGTTCGTTCTGCAATTGACCCTATTTGCGATATTGTGCGCTGGTGCGATTGGTCTTGGTTTGCTATGTATCCAAAAGCGAATGATAGCTACAGGAAATAAGTTAGCTGGCTGGTTATTTACAATGATAGCTTGCCAAGAATTGGACAGCCTATTTTCTTTGAAACGCCAGAGCAACACCAAGTTTCCTTTTATGTATGCTGTTGCGCCTAGCACAGTATTCACTTGGTATTATTCGTTTTTATAA